CCCTCAGCGCAGGCGCAAGCGTGCTCCTAACGTTCAACTTGGCTGATTTTCCGTCTTCGGCGTTGCCCGCGTCCCTGCAAGCCATTCATCCTGACGCTTTTCTGGTGGCTTGCCTTGAACAGCAGCCAGGCGGTGTGCTGGCGGCTTTACACGAGCTGCGGGCTGATTTGAAAAAGCCGCCATTCAGCCCAGACGAGTTGCTGGCGGCTCTGGTTCGCGCCGAGCTTCCACTATTTGCCGGGCAGCTTAAGCGGTTCAGGGACAGCCTCTAGCGCCTGCCTCACCCTCTGCCACCCCGACCTGCCCAAGCAGCAGCGGGGGCATAATTATTGATCTCGTCTTTAACTTCAGACGAGATCAATAACCATGTCATTCAATTTATTAGTAAGGATGTGCCTAGCTCAGCCACTCCTGCAAACTCCGAACCCCCAGCTCCGCTCCCACCGCTCCAGCTATCGCCTTCGCCGTCCACTCGGCCCCTTCCTTCGTGCTCACAATCGGCACGCCGCGCTCCAAGGCCGTGCGGAGCAACTGGCTCCCAGTCACGTCAATCAGCAAATCAGGCAACGCATCTTCAAACGACACCGTGCCGTCCTGCTCCCGAATGACGCTCAGGCCCGCGCCTTCCAGCACGCCCGCCACTTCATCTAACCCCTCGCCCAGCAGCAACGCCGTGCCCGACAGCGGCAGGTTGCTCTTGGCCCCCAGCGCGGCGCGGTAGAAGGCCAGATACGGATCGGCGTCGATGCCCATGCTCTCGCCGGTGCTTTTCATCTCCGGCCCCAGCACCGGCAGCACGCCCTTGAACTTCAGGAACGGCAGATGCACTTCCTTGACGCTGTACATGGCGGGCACAGGCGTCTCGGTCAGCCCGATCTCCGCGAGGGTTTGCCCCACCGCGATGCGGGCCGCGTACTTCGCCAGCGGATGCCCGGTGGCCTTGCTCACATACGGCACGGTGCGCGAGGCACGGGGATTGGCCTCCAAAATGTAGGCAATCCCGTCCTTGACGGCGTACTGCACATTCATCAGCCCACGCACGCCCAACGCCAGCGCCAGCCGCTCGGTGGTGTCCTTGACCGTCTGTGTCAGCTCGGCGCTGAGGCTGATCGGCGGCGTGATGCAGGCCGAGTCGCCGCTGTGCACGCCCGCCGCCTCGATGTGCTCCATGATGCCCGCCACCACGGCCGTCTGCCCGTCGCACAGGCAGTCCACGTCCAGCTCCAGCGCTCCTGAGAGGTACTGATCGAGCAAGATGCTCGGCTGCCCTTCCACGGCGGCGTAGACCTCGTCCAGATAGGTCTGCAACTCTTCCGCGCTGCCCACGATCCGCATGGCCCGCCCGCCCAGCACGTAACTGGGCCGCGCCATCAGCGGGAAGCCGAGCTTGGCGGCCAGTTCCTGCGCCTCGCCGGGAGTCTCGGCGACCAGGCCCTTCGGCTGCGGAATGCCTAGCCGCTCGCACAGCGCGTTGAAGCTGGCCCGGTCCTCGGCCTCATTGATGGTCGCCGGACTCGTCCCGATGATCGGCGCTCCGGCGGCTTCCAGCTTGCCCGCCAGTTTCAGCGGCGTCTGCCCGCCGAGCTGCACGATCACGCCCACCGGCTTCTCGTGCTCCACGATGTTCATCACGTCTTCAAAGGTCAGCGGCTCGAAGTACAGCCTATCGGCAGTGTCGTAGTCGGTGCTGACCGTCTCAGGGTTGGAGTTGATCATGATGGTCTCGTACCCGGCTTCCTGCAAGGCCCAGACCGCATGGACGGTGGCGTAGTCGAACTCCACGCCCTGCCCGATGCGGTTGGGACCGCTGCCCAGAATGACGATCTTGGGCTTGTCGGTGGCCTTGACTTCGTCTTCCCACTCGTAGGTCGAGTAATGGTACGGCGTGTGCGCCTCGAACTCGGCGGCGCAGGTGTCCACCGTCTTGTAGACCGGCAGCGCGTTGGCCTTCTTGCGAATGGCGCGGGTTTCCAGCTCGGTCAGGCCCACGATCTCGCCGATGCGGGCGTCGCTGAAGCCCAGCCGCTTGACCTCGCGCCAGTATTCGTACTTCCACCCTTCTATCGGGCCAAGTTCCAGAATCTCACGCTCGGCGGCCACGATCTCGTGAAGTTGCCCCAGAAACCAGCGGTCAATCTTGGTCAGGTCGAACAGCTCGTTCACGCTGAGGTCGCGGCGCAGCAGCTCGATCACCGCTTCCAGGCGGCGCGGATTGGGGTACATCAAAGCCCGTAACTGCCCCTCGTCCATCTCGGCGTAGAGGCCGCGCACGTCGCTCTCGGTGCTTCGGAGCGCCTTTTGCAAGCTTTCCTTGAAGGTGCGGCCCAGCGCCATCACCTCGCCCACTGAGCGCATCTGGGTGCCCAGGTGGTCGGAGGTGCCGGGGAATTTCTCGAAGGCGAAGCGCGGAATCTTGGTCACCACGTAGTCGATACTCGGCTCGAACGACGCGGGCGTGACGCGGGTGATGTCGTTGGGGAGTTCGTCGAGGTGGTAGCCCACCGCCAGCAGCGCGGCGATTTTGGCAATCGGGAAGCCGGTGGCCTTGCTCGCCAGCGCCGAGGAGCGCGACACGCGCGGGTTCATCTCGATGACAATGACGCGCCCGTTGTCGGGGTTGACCGAGAACTGGATGTTGCTGCCGCCCGTCGCCACGCCAATCTCACGGATAATCGCCAGCGACATGTCGCGCAGCCGCTGGTATTCCACGTCGCTGAGCGTCTGGGCCGGGGCCACCGTGATCGAGTCGCCGGTATGCACGCCCATCGGGTCGAAATTCTCGATACCCGTGATGATAATCACCGTATCGGCGGTGTCGCGCATGACTTCCAGCTCGTATTCCTTCCAGCCGAGAATGCTTTCTTCCAGCAGCACCGAGGTCACGGGCGAGTCGCGCAACCCACCCTCGGTGATTTCCAGAAACTCCTCGTAGGTGTGGGCGATGCCGCCGCCCGTGCCGCCGAGCGTGAAGCTGGGGCGAATGACCACGGGCAGGCCGAGTTCTTTCTGATACTCAATCGCCTCTTCCATGCTGTGAACCATCTTGCCCCTGGCCGTTTCGATGCCGATTTTCTTCATGGCCGCCTGAAACAGCTCGCGGTCCTCGCCCTTCTTGATGGCTTCCACGCCCGCGCCGATCAGCTCCACGCCGTACTTCTCCAGCGTGCCGCGCTCGTGCAGTTCCATGGCGAGGTTGAGCGCCGTCTGGCCGCCGAGGGTAGGCAGCAGGGCGTCGGGGCGCTCCTTGGCGATCACTTTTTCCACGAATTCGGGCGTCAGTGGCTCCAGGTAAGTGGCATGCGACAGATCGGGGTCGGTCATGATGGTTGCCGGATTGCTGTTGACCAGCACCACGCGGTAGCCCTCTTTTTTGAGCGCTTTAAGCGCCTGGGTGCCGGAATAATCAAACTCGGCAGCCTGCCCAATTTGAATAGGGCCGCTGCCGAGGATCAGAATCGTTTGAAGGTCAGTGCGTTTGGGCATTCCAAAAACAGAGTATGGCACGGATCAGGGTCAATGGCGTGAGAGGCATGTATGGTTATGCAGACAATTCAAAGCGTGAAACGTCCAAGAGAAGTCAAGAAAAACGATAATTTACAGTTCTGCAAGGCAATTATAAGTTGAATTCGGATAGCCTGCTCTACACCTTTATCCTGTATAAATTCTCTAGCTTAAAGATAAAGATTCAGATTTAGAAACTGAATAAAATCAAACCGCTTTACATTGTCATCTGCCTTCCTCCCTTCTGACGTCAGTTACGACACAATAAGGGCATGACTCAACTCCTGAACCTGCCCGCCCCCCAACGCCTGCAAGTGGACATCTGGTCGGACATCGCCTGCCCCTGGTGCTACATCGGCAAGCGGCGCTTTGAGCAGGCGCTCGGACAGTTCGAGGGCAAGGATAAAGTGGAGATCGTCTGGCACAGCTTCGAGCTTGATCCCTCCGCACCGCAGAGCAAGCCGATTGGCATCAATGCCATGCGCGACGGCCTGGCCGCCAAGTACGGGCGCAGCACTGCCGAGGCTCAGGGAATGCTGGACGGCATGACCCAGACTGCCGCCGAAGTTGGCCTGGACTACCACTTTGACCAGGTCCAGCCCGCCAATACCTTTTTGTCCCACCAGCTCATCCACCTGGCTGCCGAGCACGGCTTGCAGGACGCCATGAAAGAACGGCTGCTCCACGCTTATTTCAGCGAGGGGCAACATCTGGGTCAGGTGGACACGCTGGTGAAATTGGGCGCTGAAGTCGGCCTGAACGCCGAGGAGGTCCGCACCGCCCTGGAAGCGCAGACCTATGCCGAAGCCGTGCGGCAAGACGAGGCGCAGGCCCAGGCGCACGGCATCAGCGGCGTGCCCTTCTTTGTGCTGGGCAACAAGTACGGCGTCAGCGGAGCGCAGGCTCCTGAAACGATTTTGAGTGCGCTCAAGCAGGTCTGGAGTGAGCAGGCTCCCCTGACGCTCCTCGGCGCAGCGGATGCCGAGGGCTGCGAGGACGGCTCGTGCGCGGTGCCGCAGGGCTGAGTCGGCCCTCTACAGCTCCCAGCCAGCACACACGCCTCAGATCAGCGCCGCCCCGATCAGGGCCAGAGTGCGGCGAAACCTGATTTCGTGCCACAGCATACCGCCGAGACCCAGCATGCCAGCACCCAGCAAAGCCAGCGGCCAGCCACTCGGCAGCAGTCCGTCCAGCCGCTGACCCGTCGGCCAGGTTGCCAGGAGCAGGAGCGTCGGCAGGGCGCAGCACAGTAGCACGCACACCACGTCCATCACGAACGAACGCTGGACGCGCTCCAGCCTCCGTGTTGTCAGTGAAGCCAGGCCGAACAGGGTCGCGGCCGGCGCCGGAAGGGCCAGCACTATCCAGAAGGGGAGCCGCGCCAGCGAAGGCCCCAGCGTCAGCACAAAGGCGGCGGTGACGCCCAGCAAGTTGACCAGCATTCCCAGGGAGTACCTACTGCGACGCCAATCGAGCTGGCGCTGCGACAGGTATAGCCGCCTCAGCGCCAGCCGCACCGTCTGCGGCGGCCCGAACAGATCGAGCGGGCCAGCATCGTTCCCGGCCTCACAGTGGTTGGCTTCGCAGCGTCTGGCTTCCCAGTGGGCACGGTACTCGGCCTCCAGTCGCAGGCGGGCAGCGGCGGGCAACCCCCAGGTGGCTTCCGCCAGCCAGTGCTCCAGCGTCACCCTTCGCCGCCCATCACCGCGCTCACAGCCCGAATCTGGCGCTGCCAGTCGCCCTGCGCCCGCGCCAGTTCCTGGCGGCCTTTCACAGTCAGGCGGTACTCGCGCCTCAGCCGCCCGCCGACTTCCACCTCGCTGCTTTCCACCAGTTGCTCGGCCTCCAGGATGTGAAGCGCCGGATAGAGCGTGCCTTCCTTGGCGCTCAGTAGCCCCTCGCTGCGCCCCTTGATGGCCTGGGCGATGGCGTAGCCGTGCTCGGGCTGGCGCTCCAGCACCCCCAGAATCAGCATGCGGAGTTGCTGCTTGGTGTTCATTCACTCAATCTACCTTGCGACCAGAGGTATGGGCGGGGGTCGGCTCCGGCCCAGCCAGCAACTGCACCGCTCCCGGAACGAGCCGCACACTCAGCTCTCGCTGGACACCGATCACCTCGCCGTCGAGGTGGGTCACGACGCCGCTTTGCCAGCGCACCGTGACCTGCCGCCCGCTGCCAGAACGCACGCGGGGATCGCCCAGGTGCCGGGCCCGCAGCACCTGGCCCATCAGCGCCAGCAGGCGTAGGCGGCTGAGCTGGGTCCCCAGCACCACGTTGAGCTGCCCGTCGAAAGCGTCCGAGGCTGGAGAAATCATGAAGCCGCTGCCGTAGCGCGTCCCGTTCATCACCGCCACCAGACACGATGGCCCGGCGTAGAGGATCTGCCCGTCCAGCACGACTTCCACCGTCTCGGTCTTGAGCTGCCGCACCGCACTCAGCGCCGCCCACAGGTAACGCCCGAAGCCCGAGAGCCGCGCCGGGGCCTGGAGCATCAGCGCCGCCACCTGCGCGTCGAAGCCCATGCCCAGGCCGTTCATCAGCCAGGTCTCGGAACCGCTGCCGGAGCCGCCCACCGTGCAGCACAGGGCGTCGGCGGCGCGGGATGGGAATGTCAGGCGAGACAGGGCCGCCCCGAAGTCACCGGGACGCAACCCCAGCATTCCGGCGAAGTCGTTGCCGCTGCCCAGCGGCACCAGGCCCAGCAGCCGACCCGTACCGACCAGGGCAGGCAGCAGGTTATTTACGGTGCCGTCGCCGCCCACCGCCAGCACCGCCACGCCCGGCGGCAGCGCCTGCACGCGGCTAAGGGCGTCCTCGGCACTTGCGGCGCTCAGCCAGTTCCACGGCAGAGCATGCGCGTTCAGCGCCGCTTCCAGCCGGGGCCACTCGCGCAGTGCCAGCCCGCGCCCGGCCTGCGGATTGAGGACGACAGCCAGCGCGCTGAACGGCAAGGGTGAGGGCGACACAGTCCGGTCAGAATAGCGGACTGGGGGCGCTTTGTAGCTTCTATTCATATCAAAACCCGCTGGGGGGGCCAGCATAGGTTCATGCTCATCCCCCTGTTTCCGCTGCCTCAGTTCGTGCTTTTTCCGGGTCAGGTGGTGCCGCTGTATGTTTTCGAGCCGCGTTACCGAATGTTGCTGGCCCGCGTGCAGCGCACCGGCGAGGCCTTCGGAATGCCGCAGATCCTGACCCCCTCCACCGAGGACCCGCGCCCGCTGGAAGCCCGGCTCTCGATGATCGGCACCCTGGCGCACCTGCGCGAGGTCGCGCCCCACGAAGACGGCACCTCCTCGATCACGGTGGTCGGCGGCGAGAGATTTCAGATTCAGCACCTCATCACCGATCAGGACTACCTCTGCGCCGAGGTGGAACTGCTGCCGCTTCAGGCCGACGACGACGTTCACAGCGCCACCATCCTGCGGGCGCTGTCCAACCGATTGGTCACCGATCTGCTGCGGATGCGCCCGGACGACCGCGAGGCGATTGTGCAGCACGCCCCGCCCGATCCTTTGCTGCTGGCCTCGTTCGCCTCGGTCCTGCTGCCGCTCAGCGGCGAGGAACGCCAGCAGGTGCTGGAAGCCCCCAGCCTGACCGAGCGTTTGGAAACCCTGGTGGGCTTCGTGCCGGTACCCGCGCGCGACCTGAACTGAAACGGCCTGCTTTTCTCTAGACCCAGTCCCTAGCCCCGGTTGCGGGTGGCGTAGCCTTCTTGCCTGAGAAGTGCCGCCGCCCGGTCCACGTCTCCGGCTTCCTCCAGTCCCAGACGAATCGCGCCGCCGTGCTCACGGATGGCCAGCACCTCGATGTCCTTGATGTTGATGCTGGCTTCTCCCAGAATCCGGGTGATGGCCCCGATCTGGTTGGGCTTGTCCGGCACGGCCACCACCAGGTCGTACTTGGGCGGCAGCAGGCTGCGCTTGACCACCGGCAGGTTGTCGCGGGTGCGCTTGCCCTCGCTGGCGGCCAGCAGCAGTTCTTCGGGGTCGTCGAGGGTATCGGCCAGATGCGCGAGCTGGCGCGAGAAGCTGTGCAGGGCTTCGCGCAGGGCCACCTTGTTCTCGACCACCATGTCGCGGCTCATGCGTGGGTCGCCGCTGGCCACGCGGGTCAGATCACGGAAGCCGCCCGCCGCCAGCAAACTCAATCTCTCGTCGCGGGCGACCATGTGGGTGAGCGCCAGGCTCGCCAGGTACGGCAGATGACTGACGGTGGCGACCAGCTTATCGTGGGCGTCGGGCGGCATCACCACCGGGGCCGCGCCGAGCTGCTCGACCAGGCGGCGCATCCTGGATAAGGCCGTCAGCGGGGTGCGCTCGGTGGGGGTCAGCACCCACACGGCGTTTTCAAGCAGGCCCGCCGAGGCGTTGGCAACCCCGCCGCGCTCCGAGCCGGTCATCGGGTGGCCCGGCACGAAGGCGCGCACCCCCAGCGCCTCGAACTCGGCGGCAATGCCCGTCTTGACGCTGCCCACGTCGGTGATCAGCGCACCGGGCGCGAGGTACGGCGCGAGGCTGCGGGCCAGAGAGGTGAGCACCTTGACCGGCACCGCCAGCACCACCAGATCGGCACTTCTCAGCCACTCGCCGGGAGCGGTCCGCGCCTCGTCGATGACGCCCAGCGCCAGGGCTTCTTCCAGTGCCCCCGCGCTGGCGTCCAATCCGATGATGTGCCGCGAAAGCATCCGTTCGCGCAGGCCCAGGGCCACGCTGCCGCCGATCAGCCCCACGCCCGCCACCACCACTGTCTCGAAGGTTTCGGGAGAAAGAACCGGGCTGCTCATGCACCGAGCAGGCTAGCACGGCGCAGCTGTGGGTCCAGACAATCAGCCTCGGCTGAGCCGTTCTTCCAGCTGGGCACGCATCTTGTGGTGAATGGGAGCCGTCAGCAGGCGCTCCATCTGCTCCCGCGTCGGCGATTTGGTGTAGAAGAACTCGAAAGCGTCCAGTACGGTGGGCGTGCCGGGCGGCATCTGGCGCTCCAGCATCACGGCGTCGCCTGCACTGACTTCGCCTTCCTCCAGCACACGGGTGTAAAAACCGGGGCGGCGCTGACGTCGAAACGTCTTGACGAACTGCGGATCGTTCATGCGGGCGGCCAGCGTGTCACAGGGAATGCGCGCCGATGTGACCTCGATCAGAACGCCGCCGATCCGTAGCCGCGTGCCCATTGGTGTCGCCGCCGATTCCAGGCCCGAGATCAGCAGGTTCTCGCCGAAGAGGCCGGGTTCGAGCGGCTGACCCAGGAAGGCGCTCCAGGCGTCGTAGTCCGGCTGGGTATAGACATACACCGCCTGCTCAGGGCCGCCGTGGTTCTTGGTGTCCTGAATGTGGTCGCCCGCCAGGCCGAGCGCGCCGACCCACACCGGCTGCGAGGCAGGCCGCTTGAAGATGCCGGTCTGTCCATTTTTGGCCGCGATGGGTTGACGTTGGCCGATATTGACACTCAGCAGTTGCATGGTGGCAGTCTAGTCTCCACCCATCAATCCACGCCCGCTATCCTGAAGTATGACCCTCTCCTCTCGCCCAGCAGTCCGGCTACTGGCACTGTCGTCCCTGGTAGTCAGCGCCGCACTGGCCTATACCGACGCGGCAGACGGCTTCTCGGTCACGGCTCCAAAAGGCTGGAAGCAGTCGAGCTATCCCGGCACCTCGGTGGTGTTTCTGGCCCCCAAAACGGTTTCGGCATTCAACCCCAACATCAACGTACTGGTCCAGGCCGTGCCCACTGGCGTCACCCTCAAGGACTACGACGCCGCGACCCTCGACCAGATCAAGAAGCTGATCACCGACGGCAAGCTGATCAGCCAGCAGGCCGTGACCCTCGACGGCTCCGAGGCCACCCAGCTCAACTACACCGGGCGGCAGGGCCAGTACAAGCTGTACTTCACCCAGACCTACGCCATCGTCGGTAAGAAAGCCTACGTGCTGACCGGCACAACAGTGCAGGGCCAGGACGCCGCGCTCAGGGCGGTCATGGACGGCTTCGTCAGGACGTTCAAGGCCAGGCGCTGACCTCACTCAACTTGCTGAAGAAACCTTCAGATACTGGAGAGGGAAGCTGCTGCAAGCTTGCTGTCAGGACCGGGGCGCTACGCTCCGGAATATGTTCGTCTTCTTCGTGCTGCTGGCCGTCACCATCACCGGCTGGTGGCTCTTCAAAACCTGGAGGACGCCGCCACTGGGCTGGATGCCGGGCAGTCAGACCGACGCCGTATCCCACTACGACGATGAACTCGATTTGCCGCCGCAGTTCCGCTTGCAGTCCGGTTACGACACCCTGTCCTCGGTGCAGGACGCCCTGACCATCCAGACCCGGCAGCACTTCTTCGTGACCAGCGAGAGTAACCTCTATGCCGAACTGGTGGCCAGCCTGGCAGGAAGATCCTACCGGGTGTTTCCGAATGTGCGGCTCGATTATATCTTCCAGCTCACGTCCGGTCCCTCGCCGGAGACCCTGAGCCGCCTACGCGGTCAGGTCGTGGGTTTTCTGGTGGTCGAGACGCCGGAATTTCGCCCGGTGCTGGGCGTGAGTTTGCGCGGCTCGCCTTACGGCGCGTCCCAATGGCCCGATGTATCAGCCTCGCCCGACGATGCCGAATTGCTCGAACTGGCCTTTCAGAGCGCCCGCCTGCCGCTGCTCCATATTGACGCCAAGCGCAATATCGAGGCCGACGAACTCCAGAAGTTGGTCATGCCGTATCTGATGCGGGCCTAGCTCAAGAGAATTGAAAGCGCACCCAGCATTTGCGTGCTGGGTGCGCTTTCAGTCGAGCAGGTGGTGTGATGTTCAGGAGCAAGAAACAGACCGAATCAGTCGGCGTCCCGGCGCTCGCGGGCGTCCTCGTAGATGGTCCAGGCGCACAGGGCCAGCAGCAGCACACCCAGGGGCAGCACGCTCAGCCACGCACCCTGGGTGGCCCAGGCCAGGCCCAGCGGCACCACCAGCAGCGCCAGGGCCACGCCCAGATAAGACGGCGCGGCAGACTCAGCCTCGTCGAGCGCGGCCTTCGATGCCGGACGCAGGGCAGCGGGCAGCTCCGGCTCAGCGCGAACTGGGCCGTAGGTCTGGGGCAGGGCTTTTAACATGTTCTCAGTCTGACCGGCTGTTCAGGTCGGCCGGTAAGCCGAAGCTAAAGCCGCCTGAATCTGCCCATGAGCGATTGTTTATGTCGGGTTCTGCCTCCGCGAGAAGCGGAGCGGCTGACTGGCCCCGGCCCGCTCAGCGCACCACGAGGTTGATGATCCGCCCCGGCACATAGACTTCCTTGACCGTCTGCTTGCCCTCCAGATGCTTGGCGACGTCGGGGTTGGCGCGGGCGGCAGCGATGGCCTCCTCCTGGCTGGCGGTCTTGGAAATCTCCACCTCGCCGCGCACCTTGCCGCTGACCTGCACGCCGATCACCACGCTGTCACGCACGGCGGCGGCCTCGTTCACGGTGGGCCAGGTTTGCAGGTGCACACTCTGGGCATTGCCACGCTCATGCCAGATTTCCTCGGCCACATGCGGCACCAGCGGGGCCAGCATCAGGTTGAAGATATTCAGCGCCTCGTCCCAGGCGGGCGTATGGGCCACCGGGGCGCGCTTGGCCTTGACCAGTGTGTTGGTCAGCTCCATCAGCGCGGCGACGATGGTGTTGAAGCTCAATCGCTCAAAGTCACCAGTGATCTTCTTCAGGGTGCTGTGAATGGCGTAGTGCAGATCGTTCTCGCTCACCGTCTCGGCTGGCCCCTTGATCTCGTCGAAGAACAGCGACCAGACGCGCCCCAGCCATTTCGCCGGGCCGTTGATGCCGCTGGGGTCCCAGGGACCGCCGACTTCCCAGGGCGCGATGAAGGCCAGATAGGTTCGCACCACGTCAGCTCCGTACTCGCGCACCAGATCGTCGGGGTCGATGACGTTGCCCCGGCTTTTTGACATCTTCTCGTTGTCCGGCCCCAGGATGATGCCCTGGTTTCGCAGCACCCTGAACGGTTCGGAGATGTCGGTCAGCTTCATGTCGCGGGCCACCTTGGTCCAGAAGCGGCTGTACAGCAGGTGCAAGATGGCGTGCTCGATGCCGCCGGTATACAGATCAATCGGCATCAGCTTGTCGGCCAGCGCCGGGTTCCAGGGGCCTTCGGTATAGTGCGGCGAAGTGAAGCGGTACATGTACCAGCTGCTGTCCACGAAGGTGTCCATGGTGTCGGTGTCGCGCTCGGCTTCTCCCCCGCAGACCGGGCAGATCGCCTTCCGAAACTCGGCGTCCTGCTTCAGCGGACTCTGACCCGTCGGCGTGAAGTGGACATTGTCGGGCAGCAGCACCGGCAACTGATCGGCAGGTACCGGCTGCGCGCCGTGCTCGGGGCAGTAGACAATCGGGATCGGCGTACCCCAGTAGCGCTGGCGGCTCACCAGCCAGTCGCGCAGACGGAAGGTGGTCTTGGCCTTCGCCACGCCGCGCTCCTCCAGCTTGGCGATCACGGTGGCGATGCTGGCCTTACCGCCGGGCATGCCGTCGAACTCGCCGCTGTTGACGATGACGCCCTCGCCGCTGTAGGCCTCATCTCCAGTGACGTCCAGAGGTTCGCCACCTTCAGGCCGAATCACCTCCACGATGTCCAACCCGAACTTCTTGGCAAATTCGAAGTCGCGCTCGTCGTGGGCGGGCACAGCCATGATGGAGCCGGTGCCGTAGCTGACCAGCACGTAATCGGCCACCCAGATGGAAACCTGATGCCCGCCAATCGGATGCGTGGCGAAGGAGCCAGTAAAGACTCCGGTTTTCTCGGCGCTCTGCTGCCTCTCCACATCGGTCTTGCCGCCCGCAATTTCCAGGTAGGCGCGGACCACCTCCGCCTGCTCCAGAGTGGTCAGCTCGGCCACTTTGGGGTGTTCGGGGGCCAGAACCAGGAAGGTCGCGCCCATCAGGGTATCGGGGCGGGTGGTGAACACCGTTTCCGGGCCAGCAGGCGTGTCGAAGACCACTTCCGCGCCCACCGATTTGCCAATCCAGTGGGTCTGCATGGCGCGCACCCGTTCAGGCATGTCGGTGCCGCCGAAGTCCAGCAGCTCGTCGGCGTAGTCGGTGATCTTCAAATACCACTGGCTCAGATTGCGCCGCTCGACCTGGGTGCCGCAACGCTCACAGTGGCCGTTCACGACCTGCTCGTTGGCCAGCACGGTCTGATCCTTGGGGCACCAGTTGACCAGGCCGTCGCGCTTGTAGGCCAGGCCGCGCCGGAACATCTCGGTAAAAAACCACTGGTTCCAGCGGTAGTACTCCGGATCGGAGGTGGCGAATTTGCGGCTCCAGTCGATCATGGTGCCCATGCGCTGAAACTGCCCGGTCATGTATTCGATGTTGGAATAGGTCCACTTTCGGGGGTCTAAATTGTTCTTGATGGCGGCGTTCTCAGCGGGCAGACCGAACGAATCAAAACCCATCGGAAACAGCACGTTGCGTCCGTTCATCCGCAGGAATCGGGCGCGGGCGTCGGGGGCGCAGTAGCTGTACCAGTGGCCGATATGCAGGTTGCCGCTGGGGTACGGGAACATGGTCAGCGCGTAGAACTTCTCGCCGGGCGCGTCGGGGTCGAACTTGTACAGGCCATCTGAGGCCCACTGCTGCTGCCACTTGGCCTCGATGGCGTGCGGGTTGTAGCGCTCGGAGCGGGGTTCGGCAATGTTAATGCCAGACGTGCTGATCGGCTGGGGCTGGGTGTCGGTCATGAGGAAAACTCCTGTAGAGAAGGCAAAAAAAGGCCCCGGCGCAGGTCAGGCCGGGGGCGGGCGAACAAGCACGTGGCTAGTCGCAGCGGCCCCCGGTGATAAGCGCAGAGGAGATCATGCCAACAGTTTAGAACGGTGGGGGCGGGCGAGCAAGCCGCGCCCGCCAGACTGGGTCCTATTTCTTCTTGCAGATCAGGTCAAACTGCATGTTGTACACCTTCGCCAGCGGCATCTTGGCTTTCTACAATTCCTTGACGGCGTCGGCGCTGGGCCGGATGAGCAGCCGGGGCCATTTGGTCACCGCTCCGTCACTTCCCGTTACGGCCTGAAGGGTAACGGCGGTGCCGGGGAGCAGGGTGTCTATCCAACTGCCCTGGTAATTGTTGAGGGGGGCGGTGCTGAAATCGGTGGCCGCCACGACGTCCGAGGGCGCAAAGGCCATGAAGTTGTAGAGCTGCTTGGACGCATTGCTGAGTTTCAGGGTGACTCCAAACGCCCCGTCCACGTTTCCGGCCTTGACGAGCTGAACGCTGTAGACGCCGTTGAACAGGGTGTCGCCCACACAGCCCTTGACAGCATCGGTCCTGGGCTTGACGCCCCCGGCAGTGATGGCCCCGATACGCTTGAGGTCGCTGGCCCTGAACTGGTAGTACGTTTCGCCGTTTTTCTGGGTGGCGGTGGTCTGGAGAGCCAC
This portion of the Deinococcus rubellus genome encodes:
- a CDS encoding PadR family transcriptional regulator, which codes for MNTKQQLRMLILGVLERQPEHGYAIAQAIKGRSEGLLSAKEGTLYPALHILEAEQLVESSEVEVGGRLRREYRLTVKGRQELARAQGDWQRQIRAVSAVMGGEG
- a CDS encoding LON peptidase substrate-binding domain-containing protein, translating into MLIPLFPLPQFVLFPGQVVPLYVFEPRYRMLLARVQRTGEAFGMPQILTPSTEDPRPLEARLSMIGTLAHLREVAPHEDGTSSITVVGGERFQIQHLITDQDYLCAEVELLPLQADDDVHSATILRALSNRLVTDLLRMRPDDREAIVQHAPPDPLLLASFASVLLPLSGEERQQVLEAPSLTERLETLVGFVPVPARDLN
- a CDS encoding DsbA family oxidoreductase yields the protein MTQLLNLPAPQRLQVDIWSDIACPWCYIGKRRFEQALGQFEGKDKVEIVWHSFELDPSAPQSKPIGINAMRDGLAAKYGRSTAEAQGMLDGMTQTAAEVGLDYHFDQVQPANTFLSHQLIHLAAEHGLQDAMKERLLHAYFSEGQHLGQVDTLVKLGAEVGLNAEEVRTALEAQTYAEAVRQDEAQAQAHGISGVPFFVLGNKYGVSGAQAPETILSALKQVWSEQAPLTLLGAADAEGCEDGSCAVPQG
- the carB gene encoding carbamoyl-phosphate synthase large subunit, which encodes MPKRTDLQTILILGSGPIQIGQAAEFDYSGTQALKALKKEGYRVVLVNSNPATIMTDPDLSHATYLEPLTPEFVEKVIAKERPDALLPTLGGQTALNLAMELHERGTLEKYGVELIGAGVEAIKKGEDRELFQAAMKKIGIETARGKMVHSMEEAIEYQKELGLPVVIRPSFTLGGTGGGIAHTYEEFLEITEGGLRDSPVTSVLLEESILGWKEYELEVMRDTADTVIIITGIENFDPMGVHTGDSITVAPAQTLSDVEYQRLRDMSLAIIREIGVATGGSNIQFSVNPDNGRVIVIEMNPRVSRSSALASKATGFPIAKIAALLAVGYHLDELPNDITRVTPASFEPSIDYVVTKIPRFAFEKFPGTSDHLGTQMRSVGEVMALGRTFKESLQKALRSTESDVRGLYAEMDEGQLRALMYPNPRRLEAVIELLRRDLSVNELFDLTKIDRWFLGQLHEIVAAEREILELGPIEGWKYEYWREVKRLGFSDARIGEIVGLTELETRAIRKKANALPVYKTVDTCAAEFEAHTPYHYSTYEWEDEVKATDKPKIVILGSGPNRIGQGVEFDYATVHAVWALQEAGYETIMINSNPETVSTDYDTADRLYFEPLTFEDVMNIVEHEKPVGVIVQLGGQTPLKLAGKLEAAGAPIIGTSPATINEAEDRASFNALCERLGIPQPKGLVAETPGEAQELAAKLGFPLMARPSYVLGGRAMRIVGSAEELQTYLDEVYAAVEGQPSILLDQYLSGALELDVDCLCDGQTAVVAGIMEHIEAAGVHSGDSACITPPISLSAELTQTVKDTTERLALALGVRGLMNVQYAVKDGIAYILEANPRASRTVPYVSKATGHPLAKYAARIAVGQTLAEIGLTETPVPAMYSVKEVHLPFLKFKGVLPVLGPEMKSTGESMGIDADPYLAFYRAALGAKSNLPLSGTALLLGEGLDEVAGVLEGAGLSVIREQDGTVSFEDALPDLLIDVTGSQLLRTALERGVPIVSTKEGAEWTAKAIAGAVGAELGVRSLQEWLS
- a CDS encoding diacylglycerol/lipid kinase family protein, which translates into the protein MSPSPLPFSALAVVLNPQAGRGLALREWPRLEAALNAHALPWNWLSAASAEDALSRVQALPPGVAVLAVGGDGTVNNLLPALVGTGRLLGLVPLGSGNDFAGMLGLRPGDFGAALSRLTFPSRAADALCCTVGGSGSGSETWLMNGLGMGFDAQVAALMLQAPARLSGFGRYLWAALSAVRQLKTETVEVVLDGQILYAGPSCLVAVMNGTRYGSGFMISPASDAFDGQLNVVLGTQLSRLRLLALMGQVLRARHLGDPRVRSGSGRQVTVRWQSGVVTHLDGEVIGVQRELSVRLVPGAVQLLAGPEPTPAHTSGRKVD